The DNA sequence AATGTTGACTTGACTGCTATCTAAACAATCAAaaaggatttgattttgttctaACACTACTAAGAGCATATAGTAAGCAAAGAGAATTATAAGTAACAAATACGAAGTTTAACATAAGAGAAAAGTATCACAAAGAGAAATGTAGAGTTTTGGATCCAACTAAAATGGGAACGTCATGCGATTAATTCAACAACTTCGATGTCTCTAGGATTACTAAGAAAGTTGCTAGTCTAGGTTgagccctctctcgagtgcatTCACCCCATTGATTTACCcttaatattgaagtctccttctaatatATTTAGATTAACTCCAAGAAATAAAAGGCACAATTCCTCACAAACGATCCCCTTTCTCGAGTGTAGATTATTTAAGTgttgttcattcttttatcaCTCCTAATTAGGTATCTCTCAATTACTATTATCTAGGTAATCAAAcccaattggtagctaagcaattaaattaattaagcacaaaattgaaaaaaaaatctttatgGATTTATAGGGGATTGAGCTCTGTAATTAAGGTTAAGTATAAAATTTAagcttaaaatttataaatactcAAAAGTAAGACCAAACCTCACCTTTTATATAATGATGAATTGATGATAGATTACAACCTTATAAATAGGtcttgtatttttaaaataaaaaatgttttggagacataatgtctAAGACATAATAGGGACTATTatgtcaatttttattatttctatatattattttaaatatacattttgTACTAGACGTTCTTACCCTTTATCcattatgattatatttttggaaaacaaATTCAATCCATTATTACCATACTAATCTCTAGAGATTTGAATGCTgcatattaaatattttaatttctttcaagATTTAATATCTTTATACGTCAAGATTATTAAACTCAATTGTTTTCTATATTGGGTTTGTTTGTTAAGTATATctcttattataattttatgttctttattagtattttatataattgttttttatgattaaggttcaacatatttattttatcattaattatctCCTTTTATTAACAAGTCATTtgacaattaaatttatgatttttaacattaacaaaataattgaacctcgatcaaaaataaaattagttacaAGCCATTTTGAtagttaaatttataattataaattttatatttaatatttttatgaattgcatattttttgttttaacttgtttactttcaaaataaatttataattataaattttatatttattatttagtcAAAATATCACTAATTGGGCGTTGATCGTCATTTTTTTacggaaccgtaaaaaaagGACCAATCCGACGACAATTTCGTTTGTTTAGGAcatgattttcaaaaagtgaatattttttactaaattcaTATTTCGGTCATATGTTTATGACCACTTTTTACCTTTACTCTAAAAGCAATATATAGTAGATTTCTTTTTAAGTAACAATTTGGAttgcaaaaaattaataatttttatttaaattcgtTACTTGcataattcaatttctttaaGTTCTTATTGTTTCGAATGTTATAGTTGAACCTTGATAACAAAATCATACTTTATGTTTCTAACTAATCTATTTAAtacctatattattttcttctttttttcttatataaaatattagagtttTAAGCTTCATTCAgtatatcattaaataaattaaaaatgaataacaacaacaacaacaacagtaataataataattgactttatagtttttattttaagaattttgtaatttttattatactacttcTTTCCtttccaaaatattaatttatttaaattttttatttttagaacaTTGCAATCGAACTtcgatcaaataaataattacaaggtattttctcttttgctttataaataattgagttattaGCTCAATTCACtatatcatgaaataaaattaagaaaatatgtataatatattaattctaattgGGTGtaggtttttttatatcatacttactattctaaattattcaatttagaaattttaatttattcaaattttaaatttttggaaaattattgTCGAACCTtagtcaaaataaatataatactaattaaatttattgttttaattttaagtattttataatattagtactctagtttgatttttgagtaTTTATTCTCATGTTATTCctatgtaaaatatataatatactctattgaattaatttcacCGTTAGCTTTATTAGTCTTTATTATAGAAATTAGATCACCCCCTAATGATCATGCATTCATGCTAATTgattttatccaaaaatagCGTTTGGTTATATTTGTccacatataaaatataattatggcATAGAGACATAAGGGTATTATGTcatggagacattatgtctctaaatcactactcttttaaaatttaatgccTTATATACTTTTACATTATTGTTTCGAGGCGTTTATTAAGGGCTTATTACAACCTTGAATTGGTTCTATCCAAACCACTGCGATGCACACTGGCCAtcttaaataaatagttaaatctAATCAAAATGTGAAATACATCCTAATTAAGTAATGATGAATTACAAACTGTGAATGTATGTCTCGTACGGACGGCTACGCCAGAACTGGGAATTATATGAACAGCAATTGAATCACTCAAGCCTTAGCTTTAATGCTATCCTTACGAACATTatgatcaaataataaaaaattaaaaagcaGAAAAGTATTGTGGATATAATGCACTTTATTGAACTTTCTCAAATTCCTAAAAGAACATTATGATTAGAAATGTGAGAATGGTGGGGGAACTAAAATACTCACTACTTTACTTCTTGGATATTCTCAACCCCATTCATCTCACTTTATCCCCATGGAATTACAAACTTACCCTtcacaaattatttatactactCACTCCGTCACAAAAGTATGTATTTTGATGGAATAtagattttaatgcataattaataaagtaagaaaactatcaattaaaaaaataataaaatattgttagtgaatAATGAGTCTCACTTTATCATAGAATAAATAACTCAATATTAGAAAATGTATACTCTTGTGGGATAGACGGCAAAATACGTACTTTTGTGGGCCAGAGAGAGAAGTATTATTCTCCTAATTGAaccgatttttattttaataaattaatgtacgtgttcatttttcttttcttttttcacacTGTAATTCATCATTCTCAACTCACTTTCCTGCCTATCTGTCGTGTCCATTTTTatctgaaataaaaatgaatttactCATATATACTTAGAGATTGCAaatcatactttattttctttactattttatctCATGCCTTTGCTTCAGTAGAGAGTTCATTACTGAAGGACCCAAAAGCTATCTGCCAATTAACCATTGTcgaatatttgaaaaaagattattaattttaaacaaataaacattgaaactatttttaaaagatttgAGTTGGTGATCTTGtgtcataaataaaatttatgctgCTTCCAGCCCCTACTTGATTCTGCTGTCTTAATTGTGACAGATTGCAGGAATCCTCAACTTTAATGCTATGCAAttcaactaaaaatgaaatgctaATTATGCTcctcttctttcattttacattcttttttattcaaattctaTCTAACGTTTTATATCTAGGTTAAATATCTTTCTCAGCAACTTCCAACCTAATCATTAAGATTTTTGAAACACATGAAAACCACATTTCCTATCCTGATCGATTGATCATGAAAATACTCTGGTTCTTTTTTTCGAATTCAAGAAAATTGATGCTTTTCATGTTAGGCATGATCACTCTTAATAATTTGTGAATTGATTCTTGGCAAAAGCAAAATGTCATAATTTCATGAACTTTTCCAGTGATGGGATATCCGGATGTAAAAAAGCAGATTGGAtgattgaattcaatttcGAAATAATGTCGACAATGATTTTACTGTGGATacacttataaaattatcaaaatttaatcatgaacatttttctccttttgGAATTCAAACTTCTGAACTAACTCTTCAAATGTAGAACTTCATTTTATAACTTTAATTACTACTGAATATCTTTGCGATATCGTGttagatagaaaaaagatTCAACCTTTATATAGTGGGAGATAAGGTGTCCTTTTTTCGTTCTTTTTGAacgactttaaaaatattgatttatcttaaattattgtattCTTCATACTTATCTATTTCCATCTActgataaaatatagtataatcaATTGGAATCCTATCGAAAAGTATAGTGCAGTAGATACTATTTAAATCACTTATCAGTGCGTAATTTTTTGTTCCTTATGACgactttaaaatattaattttactagGACATACTTaaatatagtttttttcttatatataagcaactaataatttttttcttttcatcccATACATTTGATAAATTCGCTGCTCCTCGACGATGTGATAAATCTTACACATcatatttagatatttaatcttaaaaatacTCACTATTCCAAAAGGGGACATAaaccttataaaattatcttttttattttggattcaAACTAtctcatattaaaaaattagaaaatataaaaatattctataatTGTAATGCCTACTCCATtgatatgagatatttaaaaagtgaattgaaaggCGTGAATGATAAACCTTTATGTTAGAATGAATAGGTCTTCAAATTGTTCATTTGAAATAGAAGCTTTCTTATTGAATGATAAAGATTGACTCATtccatattagaaataatcACAGAAAATCCATTGTTAATATGGATTCCTATTTTTCAATGATAGTATTCCGCAATCATCTAAAGTTAAAAAGTCAAGAGACTGAACGCCGAATAAGTTAGAATCGAGTCTTCTTTTCGTACTATTACAGTCTACAGATATGACAGTAATGGTCAAAATCGGATGATGCCCTTATAACAAAATCGAGACCACATCGGAGAACGTGCAATCACAAAGAGTAAACTCTATGTTTATGGCACCAAATTAGTTGACGCGTAATAAAATGAACGAGGAAATGGCATAATTAACGAGTAAACGTATGTATGCCAAAATTGTAATTGTATGCAAATGATATCGATCGTGGACGTATATTTAAGTCAAAGGCTATCACTAGGCCCCACACAGAATCAGCATCAGCCATCCGACGACACTCTCATCGCTGGCAAAGCccataaaaacaaacatacaaaaagaaaaagaaagattcCTCTCCTCTCCTCCCTTTTTCTACCCATCCACCATGCTGCTTTACCCAATTCCCACTCCCACTCTCTGCTGATGGGCTGCGCCACCTCCAAGCTCGACGATTCTCCGGCGGTGGCCTTGTGCCGCGACCGCTGCGCCTCCCTCGACGAGGCCGTGCGCCAGCGCTTCGCCTTCGCCGAGGCCCACGCCGCCTATCTCCAGTCACTCGACGCCGTCGGCATCTCTCTCCGCCGCTTCTTCAACCATgatctcctcctcctccccccTTCCCGCCCCTCTTCGCCGCTCCTCAACCTCCCCCCTCGGAGAAAGGGGTCCGATTCCGGCGAGCATCTCCGCTTCAACTCCGACTCCGACGATGATAAATCCGAGCCTTTGCACCATCTTGACACCACGCTTCCGGGTTATGAGAATCTCAGTTTCAGTCTCAGCGGCGGTGGATATATGAATGtgaattatatgaaaaatcaaaCGACGCCGTCGGTGGCGCATACGCAGATTCCGATGAGCGCGGAAACTATGCATATTGGTTATGCTAATGATGGCAATCAGGATTTCAACGGCTACTCGAATCATGGCGGCAGCGGAGGTGGATTTTTTGGTGATTCTTCCACGGCTTCGAAAgcgccgccgtcgccgccgagAAGTTCGACGTGGGATTTTCTGAACCCTTTTGACACTGTTGAGAAGTTCTATCCCACTTACCCCTTGAGCCACGATTCCAGATCAGTGAGGGAGGAAGAGGGAATACCGGATTTGGAAGAGgatgatgacgatgatgaaGATGTTGATGTGATGAAGGCAGTTCATGGAGATCAGAATAGTGGAAGAAACAGTTCATCCAAGGCGCCGCAAGAGCAAAATGATTCCAATTCAAAGAAAAGCGTCGACAAGAGTGAAGTTATTGGTGAGAAGAGCTCCAAAAATGGTAATGAATTGAAGCCTCGCGGTGGGTTCAAGGATGATTTGGAAGTCTTGAAAGAGATTCATCTTCAGTTTGAGCGTGCTTCGGAGTGTGGAAAGGATCTCTCTGGCTTTCTTGAGGTGGGGAAACTCCCTTACAAACAGAAACATGGTAAGCGATCTTGTTTTGATTTACCTTTGTTAAtttagaaatgttttttttcaaTGATTGATTCATCATTTATGATTGTGATTGCAGTTTCTTCAAAGATACTGCATTTAACTGCAGTCTCTTTCCAGCCTTCGCCGTCTCATGATGGCGATTCTGTTCTGTTAGACGCAGTCGAAGATGTGGAACTCAAGTCTAAAAGCC is a window from the Salvia hispanica cultivar TCC Black 2014 chromosome 1, UniMelb_Shisp_WGS_1.0, whole genome shotgun sequence genome containing:
- the LOC125201099 gene encoding protein ALTERED PHOSPHATE STARVATION RESPONSE 1-like isoform X2 — its product is MGCATSKLDDSPAVALCRDRCASLDEAVRQRFAFAEAHAAYLQSLDAVGISLRRFFNHDLLLLPPSRPSSPLLNLPPRRKGSDSGEHLRFNSDSDDDKSEPLHHLDTTLPGYENLSFSLSGGGYMNVNYMKNQTTPSVAHTQIPMSAETMHIGYANDGNQDFNGYSNHGGSGGGFFGDSSTASKAPPSPPRSSTWDFLNPFDTVEKFYPTYPLSHDSRSVREEEGIPDLEEDDDDDEDVDVMKAVHGDQNSGRNSSSKAPQEQNDSNSKKSVDKSEVIGEKSSKNGNELKPRGGFKDDLEVLKEIHLQFERASECGKDLSGFLEVGKLPYKQKHDAVEDVELKSKSLSSVLHKLHLWEKKLYEEVKVEEKMRVDHERKSKKMKHMDVRGSESHKVEATRTLVRSLSTKIKVAIQVVDKISMRINRLRDEELWPQLHDFIQGLTRMWKSMLECHNNQCQAIGEAKRLDTITSQQHFTDAQFEATRQLQHDLVNWTLWFSRWIGSLKGYVRTLNNWLMKCLLYIPEETPDGIVPFSPGRMGAPAVFVVCNQWSQSLDRISEKEVVDSMREFASNVLQVWDRDKAEMRQKMVADKDERKLKSLEKEDQKIHREIQSLERKMALIPTDTRVVYQSETTKGGSLQASLRHVLEAMGKYTGNSLRVYEELLQRVEEHKQAS
- the LOC125201099 gene encoding protein ALTERED PHOSPHATE STARVATION RESPONSE 1-like isoform X1, with the translated sequence MGCATSKLDDSPAVALCRDRCASLDEAVRQRFAFAEAHAAYLQSLDAVGISLRRFFNHDLLLLPPSRPSSPLLNLPPRRKGSDSGEHLRFNSDSDDDKSEPLHHLDTTLPGYENLSFSLSGGGYMNVNYMKNQTTPSVAHTQIPMSAETMHIGYANDGNQDFNGYSNHGGSGGGFFGDSSTASKAPPSPPRSSTWDFLNPFDTVEKFYPTYPLSHDSRSVREEEGIPDLEEDDDDDEDVDVMKAVHGDQNSGRNSSSKAPQEQNDSNSKKSVDKSEVIGEKSSKNGNELKPRGGFKDDLEVLKEIHLQFERASECGKDLSGFLEVGKLPYKQKHVSSKILHLTAVSFQPSPSHDGDSVLLDAVEDVELKSKSLSSVLHKLHLWEKKLYEEVKVEEKMRVDHERKSKKMKHMDVRGSESHKVEATRTLVRSLSTKIKVAIQVVDKISMRINRLRDEELWPQLHDFIQGLTRMWKSMLECHNNQCQAIGEAKRLDTITSQQHFTDAQFEATRQLQHDLVNWTLWFSRWIGSLKGYVRTLNNWLMKCLLYIPEETPDGIVPFSPGRMGAPAVFVVCNQWSQSLDRISEKEVVDSMREFASNVLQVWDRDKAEMRQKMVADKDERKLKSLEKEDQKIHREIQSLERKMALIPTDTRVVYQSETTKGGSLQASLRHVLEAMGKYTGNSLRVYEELLQRVEEHKQAS